Within the Achromobacter spanius genome, the region GGCCGCCAAGACCGCCCGCTTCATCACCCCCCTGGGCGTCGGCGACCAGCTCATCGCCTGGGGCGTCGACCCCGCCCGCGTCGAACAACTGGACTGGTGGCAATCCACCGACGTCGACGGCCTGCGCCTGACCGCCACGCCGGCGCAGCACTTCTCGGGACGCGGCCTGACCGACACGGACCGCAGCCTATGGGCCTCGTGGGTCATCCAGGACGCCGACCTGCGCGTCTTCTTCAGCGGCGACAGCGGTTACTTCGACGGCTTCAAGGCCATCGGCGACGCTTACGGCCCCTTCGACCTGACGCTGATGGAAACCGGCGCCTACGACAAGCGCTGGGCCTTCGTGCACATGCAGCCCGAAGAAACCCTGCAAGCCCACCTGGACCTGCGCGGCCGTTGGCTGTTGCCAATTCATAACGGCACCTTCGACCTGGCGCTGCATGCGTGGGAAGACCCATTTGAACGGATCGCGGCGCTGGCCTCGTCCAAAGGCGTCGCGCTGACCACGCCCGTGATGGGAGAACGGGTGGATATGGCCGCCCCGGAGGCGGGCTCCCCGTGGTGGCGAATCGGCAACGCCCCCGCCTGAGCGCTCCAGTACAATCCCGCGTTTGGCGACGTTGTGATCGCCCACCCTCTGGACCGAAGCATGTTGCGACTGACCGAAATCAAGCTGCCGTTGAACCACACGCCCGAAGAATTGCCCGCCGCGATTCTTAAAAAACTGGGCATTCCGGCCAGCGACCTGCATGGCTTCACCATCTTCTTGCGCAGCTACGACGCGCGCAAAAAGCACAATATCCTGCTGACCTACACGCTGGATATCGACGTGGAAAACGAGGCGGCGCTGCTTGCCCGTTTTCATGACGACCGTCACGTCAAGCCCACGCCCGACACCGAATACAAGTTTGTCGCCCAGGCGCCCGCCACGTTGGCCAAGCGCCCCATCGTCATCGGCACCGGCCCCTGTGGCCTGTTCGCCGGCCTGGTGCTGGCGCAGATGGGCTTCAAGCCCATCATCCTGGAACGTGGCAAGGCCGTGCGTGAACGCACCAAGGACACCTGGGGCCTGTGGCGCAAACGCATCCTGAACCCCGAGTCGAACGTGCAGTTCGGCGAAGGCGGCGCGGGCACGTTCTCGGACGGCAAGCTGTACAGCCAGATCAAAGACCCCAAGCACTACGGCGAAAAGGTCCTGAAGGAATTCGTGCTGGCCGGCGCGCCGGAAGAAATTCTGTATGTCAGCAAGCCGCACATCGGCACGTTCCGCCTGGTCGGCATGGTCGAAGTCATGCGCGACACCATCACCAAACTGGGCGGCGAAGTGCGCTTTTCCAGCAAAGTGGAAACGCTGCAACGCGAAAACGGCCAGGTCACGGGCGTTACGCTGACCAGCGGCGAACACATCGAGGCCGATCACGTGGTGCTGGCCATCGGCCACAGCGCGCGCGATACCTTCCAGATGCTGCATGACCAGGGCGTGTACATGGAAGCCAAGCCGTTTTCGATCGGCTTCCGGATCGAACACCCGCAGTCGCTGATCGACAAGGCGCGCTTCGGCCCCAGCGCCGGCCACCCCATTCTGGGCGCGGCCGACTACAAGCTGGTGCATCACGCCAGCAACGGCCGGTCGGTGTACAGCTTCTGCATGTGCCCGGGCGGTACCGTGGTGGCCGCCACGTCGGAACCCAACCGCGTCGTCACCAACGGCATGAGCCAATATTCCCGCAACGAGCGCAATGCCAACGCGGGCATTGTGGTGGGGATCTCGCCCGAGCAAGACTACCCGGAACACGTGCTGGCCGGCGTGGACTTCCAGCGCAAATGGGAATCGCAGGCCTTCGTGCTGGGCGGCGAAACGTACAGCGCGCCTGGCCAGTTGGTGGGCGACTTCATCGCGGGCAAGGCGTCCACGGAATTCGGTTCCGTGCTGCCGTCCTACACCCCGGGCGTGCACCTGACCGACCTGGCCACGGCGCTACCCGACTTCGCCATCACGGCCATCCGCGAAGCGCTGCCCGCCTTTGACAAGACCATCAAGGGCTTCGGCATGCACGACGCCGTGCTGACCGGCGTGGAAACGCGCACGTCGTCGCCGGTGCGGATCAAGCGCGACAACGACACGCTGCAAAGCATCAACACCCAAGGGCTGTTCCCGGCCGGCGAAGGCGCGGGGTACGCGGGCGGGATTCTGTCGGCGGGCGTGGACGGCATCAAGATTGCCGAAGCGGTGGCGTTGAGCATCATGGGCCGCCAGGGGTAAGGAAACCCCACCGGCGGCTACGGGTCAAGGCGGCCAAGGCGGGCCGCTACGACGTGCCGGCCTTGACCTGTTGCGCCCGGTATTCCGGCACGGTGACGCCGCCGACGCCCCAGTTTTCCATCTCAACTTCGTCAATCACGACGAAGGTTGACGCGTGCGGCTTGCCCAACACCTCAAACAGCAGATCGCTGACGCCTTTGATCAGCGCGCGCTTCTGTTCGGGTGTCGTCGCCGTCGCGCCGGGCGCGGTGCCTTCGCGAGTGACCTTGATATTTACGTAGGGCATGTTTGTTCTCCTTTGAACCGAGCGTTGCCACGGGCTGAACGGTGGAGCGTCAGGCGCCCGCCACCTGTCCACCATCAACATGCAGGATTTCACCGGTCACAAAACCGGCGTCCTCCAGATACAGTACCGCCTGCGCGACGTCGGCGATGTCCCCCAGACGCTTCATGGGATGTAATGCCGCCAAAGCCTGATGCGTTTCGGGCGCATGCATGGGTGTCCTGATAATGCCTGGCGACACCGCGTTGACACGAATATTCCGGGTGGCGTATTCAATGGCCAGGCTGCGCGTGGCGGCGGCCAAGCCGCCCTTGGTCAAGGACGCCAGCACCGACGGCACGTTGGAATTCGCATGGTCCACCAGCGTCGTGGTGATCTGCACGATATGGCCGCCGCCCTGCTTCAACATGGCGTCCACGACATGCTGGGTCGTGTAGAAGAAGCCCGCCAGGTTCGTGGCAAGCATGTCCCGGTATTGCAGTTCGGTATAGGCGGTGAAGGCGTTGGCGATGAAAATGCCGGCGTTGTTCACCAGCGTGTCCACCCGACCGAAGCGGGCCAACGCCAGCTCCACAACTGCCTTGCCCGTGGCCGGGTCGCCGATGTCTCCGGCAAGGGTCAGGTAATTGGGATCTTCAGACGGCTTGATCGACCGCGACGTCCCTACAACCCGGTAACCCCGATCCAAAAATGCCTGGGCAATACCCTCGCCCAGCCCTTGCGATGCGCCCGTAACGATGGCGACTTTCCGTTCATTGCTCATGATGTTTCCTTCACAGATGTGGTTGGTGTGAGAGGAACATTAGGCGTATTGGCGCTGATCGAAAATCCGCTATTCTTGCGCAATGGCTGAGAAAAAACGCACAGAGCCCGACTGGCAGGACATCCGCGTATTCCTCGCGCTAGGTCGTTACGGCAGTCTCTCGGCCGCCGCGCGGGCACTATCGACCAACCATTCGACGATATCGCGGCGTCTTCGGTCGCTAGAAGCCACCCTGGGCGAAAAGCTGGTCGAACGCCGGCCCGAAGGCTACGTCTTGACCCCCGCCGGCAGTCACGCGCTGGCGGCGGCCAGCGATATGGAAACCGCTGTCCACACCCTGGGAAGAGCCAGCGCGGACAGCGCGCTGCGTGGCCTGGTCCGGGTCAACGCGCCGCCCGCGCTATCGCAGGGGTTTCTTGTCAGCCGGCTGGCCCGGCTTCCGCTGCGGCATCCCGGCATCGATATCGATCTGGCGACCGATTTACGCTCGGTGAGCCTTGAGCGGCATGTCACCGATATCGCGGTACGGTTGGGCCGCCCCCAGGACGGTGACTTCATTGCAAAGCCGCTGGGGCACATCGCGTATGGCTTCTATGGAGATCCGGCGCTTTGCGAACGGATCGCAAGCGGCGCCGAACCGGTGTTTGTCGGCTTCGACGAGGCCAATGCCTATCTGCCCGAAGCCGCCTGGCTGGCACGGCGTTATCCCCGGGCACGCGTGGCGTTTCGGGCCAACAACCAGGTGGCGCAGGCCGTGGCCGCGCAGTCGGGCGTGGGCGTCGCCCTGCTACCGCACTACCTTGGGCGCACGACACCGGGGCTACAACCCTGCATGCTGGACGACGCACCGCCACCGCGCGACATCGTGCTGCTGACGCGCAGGCAAGATCGTAAAGATCCGCCCATCCGAACGGTTGTTGACTACCTGGTCGACGTCTTCGGCAACGAGCGCGCCTTGTTCAACGCCTGACCCCGCAACTAACGCGGCGCTAAAAATTCGCCCCCGGGCACAAGGTGGGCTCAGGCCGGGCATCAACCTGGCACAAACGCCGCTTCGGTAGCCGCGCGGTCGCGACGCATCAAGACGGTTGATAGCGCGCGGCCGCGCTAGCCATCTTGATGTCACCCAACAAGACCTGCCGCGCTCCGTCCAATGCATCCCAGCGCGACACCTCATGCAACGGCGGAATCGTCACCGTTTCACGCCGGTCAAAGCCCACCAACGCCGCATCCACCAGTTCGCCCACGTCCATCACTTCCGGCAACATGTTGATATCAATGCCCGCGCGTTGCCAGATCTCGGTGCGCGTGGCGGCCGGCAGCACGGCTTGCACGTAAACGCCCGCGGGCGATAGTTCTTCGTGCAAGGCCTGCGACAGGAACAACATATAGGCCTTGGTTGCGCCGTAGACCGCCATGCCGAACTGCGGCATGAAGCCAACCACCGACCCCACATTGACGATAGCGCCCGCGCCCGCTTGCACCAGGCGCGGCACTACCGCGCTGGCCAGCCGCGTTGGCGCGGTGGTATTCAGTGCGACCAGTTGTTCAACCATGCTGGGCGTCTGCGCAACAAAATTGCCCGCCTGCGCGGCGCCCGCGTTGTTGATCAGAATCTGGATGCGGGCGTCTTCCCGCAGCCTCGCCTCGACGTGTTCGATGTCATCGTCGCGCGTCAGGTCCGCGGCCAGCACGTCGACGCCAACGCCATGCTCTTGCCGCAACCGAACGGCAAGGGCCTCAAGCCGGGCAAGGTCGCGCGCCACCAGCACCAGGTCATGGCCACGCCGCGCAAAACGTTCGGCATAGGTTGCGCCAATGCCGGAGGACGCGCCGGTAATCAACACTGTGGAGGGATTCATCTTGCAGCTCTCTTTGTAAATGGAAATGGACCCCGCCGCGATGCGCAGCGGGTCAAGGGGAGTCAGCGCGGCTCAGCGCGGTTCAGCGAGGGTCAGCGGGGGGTCAGCGCGGCTCAGCGCACGTCAGCCAAGGCCGGATAGTCGATGTAGCCTTCCGCGCCGCCGCCATAAAGCGTGGCCGGGTCCAACTGCGCCAGCGGCGCGTCCGTCTTCAGGCGCTGGACCAGGTCCGGGTTGGCGATGAACGGACGCCCGAACGCGAACAGGTCCGCATGGCCCTGGGCAAGCTGGGTGGCGGCCAGGTCCAGGCCGTAGCCGTTATTCGCGACATAGGTGTTCGTAAAGCGCCGACGCAGCGAACCATAATCAAACGGCGCCACGTCGCGCGGGCCGCCCGTGGCGCCTTCCACCACATGCAGATAGACCACGCCCAGCGCATCGAGCTGGTCGGCAATGTAGTCATACTGCGCTTGCGGGTCGCTGCACGAGATGCCATTGGCGGGCGATACCGGCGAAATCCGCACGCCTGTGCGGTCAGCGCCTACCTCAGCGGCCACCGCCTGGACGACTTCAAGCAACAGCCGAGCACGGTTCTGCACCGAGCCGCCATAGGCATCGTCGCGGTGGTTGGCCCCGTCCTTGGCGAACTGCTCAAGCAGATAGCCGTTGGCGCCGTGGACTTCCACGCCATCGAAGCCCGCCGCGATGGCGTTGGCCGCCGCCTGGCGAAAATCGTTGACGATGCCGGGCAGCTCGTCCAACGCCAAGGCTCGCGGCGCCGACACCGGTACAAAGCCATTGTTCACAAACGTCTTGGTCTCGGCGCGGATGGCGGAGGGCGCCACAGGCGCCGCTCCGTTCTCTTGCAGGTCCACGTGCGACACACGGCCCACATGCCACAACTGCAGGAATATCTTCCCGCCCTTGGCGTGGACGGCCTGCGTCACCTGGCGCCAGCCCTCAATCTGCGCGGGCGTGTAGATCCCCGGCGTGTCCTGGTAGCCCTGCCCCTGCCGCGAGATTTGCGTTGCCTCGGCAATCAACAAACCCGCCGATGCTCGCTGGCTGTAGTAGGTGGCGGCAAACTGGCTGGGTACGAAGTCCGCCTCGGCGCGGTTACGCGTCAGCGGCGCCATCACGATGCGGTTGGAAAGCGTCAGGGATCCCAGTTGGTAGGGCTGGAACAAAGCGTTGTCGGTCATGGTCAGGTCCGTCGAAGAGGGTTGAGCGCCGCGGCCGAAAGTGCGTGCTTGGGCCTGTTGCGCTGGCGCTGGATGCGCTAACGGCGTTAATGATGATGATCAACATCTAAATCGTCAAGCACTTTGATGATGATCGACATCAATGTATATTCACGTCCTGGGCACTGCATTGATCAACGAGGCACGCGATGGGGCCACGAAATGAGGGGCAGCAAATGAAAGTCACCAAGGCGCAGGCGCAGGCCAACCGGGCGCATATCGTCGAAACCGCATCGGCCCTCTTCCGAGAGCACGGCTACGACGGCGTGGGCGTGGCCGAATTGATGGCAGCGGCCGGGTTCACCCACGGCGGCTTCTACAAGCACTTCCGGTCCAAAGCCGACCTGATGGCGGAAACCGCCGCGTCGGGGCTGTCGCAATCCCTGGCCATGACGGGCGACATGGACCTGGCCAAGTTCATCAGCGTGTATGTGTCGCGCGCCCACCGCGACGGGCGCAGCGCCGGCTGCACCATGGCTGCCCTGTGCGGCGACGCCGCGCGCCAATCAGACGACGTCAAAGCCACCTTTGCGGCGGGCATCGAAGACATGCTGGCCGTGCTGGGCCGGGACGACGCCGCGCCCCAGGACGCGGACCCGAAGCGCGCGCGCGCCAAACGCATCGACTTGCTTGCCCATGTGATCGGCGCCGTTGCCTTGTCGCGCGCCTGCCCTGATGATTCCCCGCTGGCCGACGAAATCCTGGAGGCCTGCCGCAATGAACTGCTTGCGTCCTTGACGCCAACAGCCGCCGCTTAACGTTTCCGTTGCCCTGTGTTCAGCGCCCTAAACCTTGTTGCCCTGACCGCATTGCCTATCTGATGGAGCCAATCCCCATGCCCCTGCACTACCTGGAAGACCTGAGCCCCGGACAACGCTTCATCGGCACCGCCCGCGTACGCGTTACCCGCGAACGCATCAAGGCCTTTGCCACTGAATTCGACCCGCAGCCGTTTCATCTGGACGAAGACGCCGCCAGCAGCACCCTTTTCAAGGGCCTGGCCGCCAGCGGCTGGCACACCGCCGCGCTGACGATGCAGTTGCTGGTCGCCAGTGAATTCAAACCTGCCGGCGGCATCATCGGCGCCGGCGTGGATGAAATTCGCTGGCCGCAACCGGTGCGCCCGGACGACGAATTACGGATTGAAAGCGAAGTGCTGGAAGTGCGGCCGTCCAAGACGCGGCCCCAGCAAGGCATGGTGAAAGCGCGCACGACCACGCTGAATCAGAACGATGAAGTCGTGCAGATCTTCGTCAGCAATCTGGTGGTGCAGCGTCGCGGAGCGTAAGCGCCAGCGCAAAGTACGCCGCCGCGCCAGCGTTGTTGGCACGGGTCAGCACGGCACGCAGCGTCACATTCAGCCAGCTTCCATCCTTGCGGCGCAGCTTTGCACCAAACGCCGCGGTGGGCCTGCCATGCAACATTTTCTTCAACCGCGCGCCCCCGTCGGCAAGCACGCTGGCCAGTCCATCGCCCAGTAGTTCTTCTTTTCGGTAGCCCAGCATGCGCGCCAGCGCCGCGTTGGCGGATTCGCAGCGCAGGTCAGCGTCCAACAGCGCCATGCCTTGCGACGTCAGCTCAAACACCGCCTTGAAACGCGCCTGCTGGTCCCGCAGCGATTGCTCGGCCAGCTTGCGCGCGGTGTTATCCATGCTGATGCCCACGACCTTCACGACGCGCCCGTCCAAGTCACGCACGGGCGTGGCGCGCGATGAAATCCAGCGCAGGCCGCCGTCGGGCTGGAACAGCCGAAAGTCGAACTCATGCGCGTTTCCCGTCCGTAGCGATTCTTCGTAGACGGCGTTCATCATGGGCACGTCATCGGCGTGCACGTGCTTCCAGAAGCTCTCGTTACTGACAATGCGCCAGCCATAAACGGCTTGGACATTGGACGAGTAGCTGACGTCGTCCGTGACCAGGTTCCATTCCCACGTAACGATGCGCGCACCCTCTTGCGCCAGCTTCATGCGCGCCTCGCTTTCCATGATCTCGGCCATGTAGCGGCGCCGTGTATCGGTCATGGGCATGACCACCGCGCCCGAGGCGCCCGCGGCCTCCAGACCCTGCTCGCCGTAGCGCAACCAGATCCAGTTGACGCCCAGGAACGCCGCCAGCTTGCGCAGCTTTTCATAGTCGATTTCGCCGCCCTTCGTCCATTTATGAACGGCGGGGCGCGACACGTTCAGCGCGGTGGCCACGGCCTGCAATGACAACTGCTTGTGCTCAAGCAGCTCTTTCAGGCGGAACGCAAAGCTGTCTTCCATC harbors:
- a CDS encoding MBL fold metallo-hydrolase, producing MTALTSCPSAPPSYPQSPQHHEGRFHNPRPRPSLGFWQGLKLMWTFFFAKPRGTVPDRTIPVRALTLADLQAAPDRSLYRLGHSTILMKLHGRYWLTDPVFSKRASPVQWAGPARFHAPPISIEDLPPIAGVILSHNHYDHLDRAAIDKLAAKTARFITPLGVGDQLIAWGVDPARVEQLDWWQSTDVDGLRLTATPAQHFSGRGLTDTDRSLWASWVIQDADLRVFFSGDSGYFDGFKAIGDAYGPFDLTLMETGAYDKRWAFVHMQPEETLQAHLDLRGRWLLPIHNGTFDLALHAWEDPFERIAALASSKGVALTTPVMGERVDMAAPEAGSPWWRIGNAPA
- a CDS encoding NAD(P)/FAD-dependent oxidoreductase, producing the protein MLRLTEIKLPLNHTPEELPAAILKKLGIPASDLHGFTIFLRSYDARKKHNILLTYTLDIDVENEAALLARFHDDRHVKPTPDTEYKFVAQAPATLAKRPIVIGTGPCGLFAGLVLAQMGFKPIILERGKAVRERTKDTWGLWRKRILNPESNVQFGEGGAGTFSDGKLYSQIKDPKHYGEKVLKEFVLAGAPEEILYVSKPHIGTFRLVGMVEVMRDTITKLGGEVRFSSKVETLQRENGQVTGVTLTSGEHIEADHVVLAIGHSARDTFQMLHDQGVYMEAKPFSIGFRIEHPQSLIDKARFGPSAGHPILGAADYKLVHHASNGRSVYSFCMCPGGTVVAATSEPNRVVTNGMSQYSRNERNANAGIVVGISPEQDYPEHVLAGVDFQRKWESQAFVLGGETYSAPGQLVGDFIAGKASTEFGSVLPSYTPGVHLTDLATALPDFAITAIREALPAFDKTIKGFGMHDAVLTGVETRTSSPVRIKRDNDTLQSINTQGLFPAGEGAGYAGGILSAGVDGIKIAEAVALSIMGRQG
- a CDS encoding tautomerase family protein; this encodes MPYVNIKVTREGTAPGATATTPEQKRALIKGVSDLLFEVLGKPHASTFVVIDEVEMENWGVGGVTVPEYRAQQVKAGTS
- a CDS encoding SDR family NAD(P)-dependent oxidoreductase yields the protein MSNERKVAIVTGASQGLGEGIAQAFLDRGYRVVGTSRSIKPSEDPNYLTLAGDIGDPATGKAVVELALARFGRVDTLVNNAGIFIANAFTAYTELQYRDMLATNLAGFFYTTQHVVDAMLKQGGGHIVQITTTLVDHANSNVPSVLASLTKGGLAAATRSLAIEYATRNIRVNAVSPGIIRTPMHAPETHQALAALHPMKRLGDIADVAQAVLYLEDAGFVTGEILHVDGGQVAGA
- a CDS encoding LysR family transcriptional regulator; amino-acid sequence: MAEKKRTEPDWQDIRVFLALGRYGSLSAAARALSTNHSTISRRLRSLEATLGEKLVERRPEGYVLTPAGSHALAAASDMETAVHTLGRASADSALRGLVRVNAPPALSQGFLVSRLARLPLRHPGIDIDLATDLRSVSLERHVTDIAVRLGRPQDGDFIAKPLGHIAYGFYGDPALCERIASGAEPVFVGFDEANAYLPEAAWLARRYPRARVAFRANNQVAQAVAAQSGVGVALLPHYLGRTTPGLQPCMLDDAPPPRDIVLLTRRQDRKDPPIRTVVDYLVDVFGNERALFNA
- a CDS encoding SDR family NAD(P)-dependent oxidoreductase; its protein translation is MNPSTVLITGASSGIGATYAERFARRGHDLVLVARDLARLEALAVRLRQEHGVGVDVLAADLTRDDDIEHVEARLREDARIQILINNAGAAQAGNFVAQTPSMVEQLVALNTTAPTRLASAVVPRLVQAGAGAIVNVGSVVGFMPQFGMAVYGATKAYMLFLSQALHEELSPAGVYVQAVLPAATRTEIWQRAGIDINMLPEVMDVGELVDAALVGFDRRETVTIPPLHEVSRWDALDGARQVLLGDIKMASAAARYQPS
- a CDS encoding alkene reductase, with the protein product MTDNALFQPYQLGSLTLSNRIVMAPLTRNRAEADFVPSQFAATYYSQRASAGLLIAEATQISRQGQGYQDTPGIYTPAQIEGWRQVTQAVHAKGGKIFLQLWHVGRVSHVDLQENGAAPVAPSAIRAETKTFVNNGFVPVSAPRALALDELPGIVNDFRQAAANAIAAGFDGVEVHGANGYLLEQFAKDGANHRDDAYGGSVQNRARLLLEVVQAVAAEVGADRTGVRISPVSPANGISCSDPQAQYDYIADQLDALGVVYLHVVEGATGGPRDVAPFDYGSLRRRFTNTYVANNGYGLDLAATQLAQGHADLFAFGRPFIANPDLVQRLKTDAPLAQLDPATLYGGGAEGYIDYPALADVR
- a CDS encoding TetR/AcrR family transcriptional regulator encodes the protein MKVTKAQAQANRAHIVETASALFREHGYDGVGVAELMAAAGFTHGGFYKHFRSKADLMAETAASGLSQSLAMTGDMDLAKFISVYVSRAHRDGRSAGCTMAALCGDAARQSDDVKATFAAGIEDMLAVLGRDDAAPQDADPKRARAKRIDLLAHVIGAVALSRACPDDSPLADEILEACRNELLASLTPTAAA
- a CDS encoding MaoC family dehydratase; amino-acid sequence: MPLHYLEDLSPGQRFIGTARVRVTRERIKAFATEFDPQPFHLDEDAASSTLFKGLAASGWHTAALTMQLLVASEFKPAGGIIGAGVDEIRWPQPVRPDDELRIESEVLEVRPSKTRPQQGMVKARTTTLNQNDEVVQIFVSNLVVQRRGA
- a CDS encoding PAS domain-containing protein, which gives rise to MMEDSFAFRLKELLEHKQLSLQAVATALNVSRPAVHKWTKGGEIDYEKLRKLAAFLGVNWIWLRYGEQGLEAAGASGAVVMPMTDTRRRYMAEIMESEARMKLAQEGARIVTWEWNLVTDDVSYSSNVQAVYGWRIVSNESFWKHVHADDVPMMNAVYEESLRTGNAHEFDFRLFQPDGGLRWISSRATPVRDLDGRVVKVVGISMDNTARKLAEQSLRDQQARFKAVFELTSQGMALLDADLRCESANAALARMLGYRKEELLGDGLASVLADGGARLKKMLHGRPTAAFGAKLRRKDGSWLNVTLRAVLTRANNAGAAAYFALALTLRDAAPPDC